The nucleotide window TATCGATTTAAAGAATACCCGGCTGATAGATCGGGGCAGGATGGCCTTGGCCGCATCCGCAATCAAAAGCTTTCGGGTGACACCCGTTGCCGCCGGAAACAGGAAGCTGCGCTGGTCTGTACCGGTAGCTTCCCCAGCCACGCGCTGCACGGCGTAGGGCTCGGTAATATCGTAGCCTACGGTGGTGGCAGGAATCGAATCCAGCTGGTAGTAGGCCGGGCCGGCCAGCGTGGAGTCGTTTTCAAAAAACACTCGTTTGCTGTTTCTCCACCGGGCTTTCTGCCGATAATCCACCCGGATATAAGCTACCCGGAAACGGTCGGAAGGATTCGTGAGAGGGTCAGGCATGGTTACTTTCACGCCCAGCTTGCCATCCGCGCTGATTTCCGTCGTGGCCACGCTGAAGCTGACCAGCCGGAAGTTCAGCCCCGAAAACTTTACGGTCTGAATAGTGCGCAGGGTGTTGCCGGCCACATCGGTTAAATCGAGCGTAGCCGTGTGGTCGGTGTTCGAGTTACCAACCAGCAGGGTGGTCACCTTCACGCTGTCACCGCTGATTCTTTGTACCTGAATGCTGTCGACAACCCATTTGGCCGTGGGCGCCTGCGAGGTAATGGGGTTGGACAGGAAGGCTTCCCCCTTTTCGGCCCAGGGAGCATAGGAAAACAGCGACACGTCGCCGGGATTGTAGTTGGCGGTCTGCAACGACGTGCGGGTTTTCTTCCAGGTGGCGTGCGCAGCCGTACTGCTGCCGGTCGGCTCAGTCATGCGCTTGCCCGCTACGCCGGCTTTCCAGGTGAGAAAGTACGCCGCCGTATCCGTAAACAGGCTATACAGCGCGTGCGGCTGGTCGGTGCCTTTGAGGTACATGCCCCGGTCCAGCTGCCCGTCGTTGCGCTGCCCGTAGAACTCCACAAACGTGCTGGCATCAAAGGTTGCCTGGTTGCCACCTACATAGATGGCAACCTCCTTGCCCCGGCGCCAGAGCTGAAGCTCCTCGGGCTTCACCCCGGAAACGCCGGCTTTGGTCAGGTACTGATAATCGAGCCGGTAGATACCGTCGCGCACCACCTTAATCTTATAGTACGGCTGTCCGTCGGCAATCCACTCGTTGCCATACGGCCCCGACTGAGCAAAAAGACGGGTGGCTGCTATCAGCAGAACCAGCAAAAGTCCCCACTGAAGCCGCCAGGTACTGGCGTTAGCGTAGCGTTTATACATTGAGTAAGCGGTTTTTGACGCAGAAATGAGTTGCTGAGGAGAGCAGGCTTATCGAAACCCGTAACCCAGCGACACGATGATGGAATTGGTTTTGGCCTGCTCCACGGCCAGGCGCGACAAGGCCACATCCAGCCGCAGGCCGCTGGTAGTGAAGCCGACGCCCAGGCTGGGCTGGGCCCGCCAGCTTTCCTTGGTGGAAGCCGTGCCCTCGATTTTCTGAAAGTTGCTGACGCCCGCCCGCAGGAAGGCCACGTTGTGGTAGCCTACTTCCAGGCCCAGCTTCGGGTCGATGCTGATAAAGCTGGTAGAAATGGGCGTGTTGCGCCGGCCGTCGGTGGTGGTTTCCAGGTCGGTGCTTACCAGGGCTGAGAACTGTCCGGGCAGCTTCACGTTGTAGGCCGCGCCCAGCACCACCCGCGGCAGCGTGATTTCGGAGCTGCTCTTGGGAATGGCCAGCGTGTCGTTGCTGTTGCGGAACTTCTCGGAGTTGATGGACCAGGCCGTGATGGTGGTGGTAATGTCGCGGGCCATCAGGCCCAGGCGCAGGTTGCCGCGCTGGTACTGGGCGCCGGCATCGAAGCCAAAGCCCCAGGCCGTAGCAAAGGAGCCCACGTTGCGGTACACGATTTTGCCGTTGGCGCCCACCGTGAGGCCCTCGGGGCCCAGCTTGCGGGCGTAGGAGAGCAGCATGGCGTAGTCGGCCACCGAGAAGTAGGTAATGTTGTCGTAGTTGATCTGCCCGTACTCGTTTACCAGGTTGCGGGTGTCGGCAATGTCATCCACGCCAAGGCGGATGATGCTGGCCCCAATGGCGCTCCGCTCGTCGAGCGGCATAGAAAAGGCCGCGTAGTCGTTTTTCACGATGCCCGAAAACAGCTCCGAGTGCATGAGCACGGCATCGTACTTGGTTTTCTGGCCCAGCAAACCCGCCGGGTTCCAGTAGCCGGCCGTGGCATCCTGCGCCAGGCTCACCTGCGTGTTGCCCATGCCCAGGGCCCGGGCTCCTACCCCAATGTTGAGAAATTCATTGGCATACTTCGGGGTGTTGTCGGTGCTCTGCGCCAGGGCAGCCGTGGTCAGGGTAACGCTCAGGCCAACTACGCCCAGCACGCGGGCAAAACGGAAAAGGTGCATCATACGCGGGATACAAAAATCGGGTAACGGACGGTGGCTGCTTAACGCGAAGGTCGGGCGAATAGTGCACTGAATATATCGGTTTTCGACCAAGTATCCAGCCGGCCCGGTGAGGCCCGGCGCCGTTCGTGCGAACTGCCTGAAGCAGACTTCAAAGCTCCGCAAAAAGTGCCAATTCCAGCCGGAAAAGGGCTTCGGCGAAAAAAGATAAAATTATTTTCACCTAGTACCTTGCGTTGCATAGTACCTTTCGATATCTTTGTCTCATTCTTCATCCACTACCACGCATCAGTCCTATGAAAGTAGAGAACACCCAAGTGCAGATGCGGAAGGGCATTCTAGAGTTTTGCATTCTGGAAATAATTGCCCGGGGCGAGGTCTACGCTTCCGATATGCTCGAAGAGCTGACGGCAGCCCGTATGATTGTGGTAGAGGGCACCCTCTATCCCTTGCTCACCCGCCTAAAGAACGCCGGCCTGCTGGATTATACCTGGAAAGAGTCTGTTTTCGGTCCGCCCCGCAAGTACTACACCCTCACGGCCGTGGGGCAGGACTTCCTGCACCAGCTGCGCCTCACGTGGGAGGAAATCGAGGAGTCCATCCAGATCATCCGCTCCCAGCCCTCCACCCCTACCCCCGCCGCCGAGTAACGGCCGGCAGTTTCTGACCAGTACTTCCTGAACCGCAGCACCAGATGAAAAAGAACATCAGTATCAACCTGCAGGGCCTGATCTTCCACATTGAAGAAGATGGCTACGAAGTCCTCGGCCGCTACCTGGCCGAAGTACGGGCGCACTTTTCCGGCTACCCCGGCCACGAGGAGATTGTGGCCGACATTGAGGGCCGCATTGCCGAGCTGTTCGCTGCCCGCCTTTCCAGCACCAAACAGGTCATCACCCTGAGCGACGTGGAGGAAATGACCGCCAAGATGGGCCGTGTAAGCGAGTTTCAGTCGGCCGATGAGCTGGACGAGGACGAGCTGGAGCAGGCCGTGGCTACGGGCCGTATGCCCCAGGCCGAGCCGGCTGCCGCCGCTGGCACCGCCGCCGCTGATACCGAGCCCCGCCGCCTGTACCGCGACATAGCCAACCGCAAGATTGCGGGTGTAGCCGCCGGTATTGCCCGCTACTTCAGCGTGAATCCGCTGTGGGTGCGGTTGGGCTTCCTGGCGCTACTCTTCCTGCCGAACATCCTCTTCCACCGGTGGACGGACGACGACAACGGCAACCTCGACCTGCCGGGCATCAGCTTCCTGCTCTATATCATCCTCTGGATTGTGCTGCCCAAGAAGTACGACGCTACGCCCGCCGATGAAGACCCTACCTTCAAGAAGCTGTACCGCGACACCGACAACGGCAAAGTAGGTGGGGTTTCGGCTGGTCTGGCCGCCTACTTTAAGACGGATGTGGTGGTGTTCCGCCTGCTGTTTGTACTGGGTGTCTTTGCCGGTGGCTTCGCTATTCCGCTCTACATTGTGCTCTGGATTCTGCTGCCGGAGGCCAAAACGGCCTCCGACCGCCTCCGGATGCGCGGCGACGCGGTAACGCTGTCCGGCATCGACTCCTCCGTGCGCAACCAGGCCGTTGATGGCAGCTCGGGGCGCCCCGTAGGCACCTTCCTGGAAGAGTTTTTCCGCAACCTGAGCCCCCTGTTCAGTGTGCTGGGCACCCTGCTCCGCTTAGCCGCCGCCGCTTTCCTGATCATGATTGGCTTTTCGCTGCTCATCGGTACCATCATTATGCTGGGCGCCGGGCTGGGCATCTTCACCTCCGAGCAGTTCGAAATTGACGGGGTAGCGGCCTACTCGGTGCTGGGCGACTTCCCGGGGTGGTTCCTCGTCAGTGCTTTCCTCGCGACCTTTATTCCGGCCCTGGCCATGCTGCTGGCGGGGGTAGGCTTGCTCCTGCGCCGCTCTATCCTGAGCCGCACGGCTTCGCTCACCCTGCTTGGCTTGTGGCTGCTGGGCATCGTAGGCTCGGTAATGGGCGGTGTTCATATCAGCCGCAACTTCCAGCGCGAAGGCGACCAGACCCAGGACGTATCGTTTCCGCAGCTGAATGCCCGTACCGTGCGGCTGGAGCTGCGCGACCTGGAGGAAGGCAAATGGGCCGGCTCGGTACTGCAGGTGGCCGACAGCGGCCAGGTGCTGAGCGTGCTGCGCGAAGCCAGCGCCCGCGGCGTGACGGAAGAGGAAGCGGCCCGCACGGCCGGCTCCAGCGTCTCCTACCAGATGCGCAGCCTCAACGACTCCACCCTCGTGTTCGATAACCACTTCCGCATTGCCGCTGGCTCGCCTCTGCGCGACCAGGAGCTGCTGCTGACTATCCGCCTGCCCCGCGACCGGCGCTACCGCATGTCGAGCGAATTTGCGTACTGGCTGGGCAGCGAGTTCTTCGTAGGTGACAACATTCCCGAAGACGTGGAAGACCGCACCTTCCGGCTGCGCGGCAACAAGCTGGAGTGCATCGGCTGCCCACCCAGCACCAGCACCAGCAACGAAGACAACGACAACAGTGATAATGACAATGACTTCGACATAGACGTGGATGTTGACTCAGATGGCGAGTCTTTCAACATCGACCTCGGCAAGCCCGACTTCGATACGGAACTCAGCAGCTACGGCAGCGGCCGCCGCACCTTCACCGTCGATGATTTCAACACCATCGAAGCCAGTGGCGCTTACCGCATTGTGGTGCGGCGCGGCGACACCTACCAGATTGAAGCTGCCGGCGAGGAGCGCGACATCAGCCAGCTGCGCATTGAAACTGTGGGCGACGGCCTGCGCATCCGCTCCATCCGCGACGGGCTGTTCGGGTTTTCCGGCACCCGGGAGCCCATCCTCATCCGGGTGCAGATGCCGGAGCTGACCCACCTGGAGCTTAGCGGAGCCTGCCGCGCCGATGTATCGGGCTTCCAGGGCAAGGCGCTGCAGGTAGAGCAGAGCGGGGCCAGCACGGCTAAGCTGGACGTGAACGTGCCGCGCCTGGAGCTGGACCTGAGCGGAGCCTGCAACACCGCCGTGCGCGGCAAGGCCTCGGAGCTGGACATTGATGGCTCGGGCGTGTGCAAAATCGAAGCGCTGCGCCTGCAAACCAACCAGGCTTCCATCGACCTTTCCGGCGCCAGCCGGGCCCGCGTACGGGTTGCCGAGCGGCTTAAGGCCGAAGTAACGGGCTCCAGCCACGTAGACTACGCCGGCAACCCCGCCAACGTGCAGAAAGAGGAGTCGGGTGGGTCCCGGGTGCGCGCCATCACCTCCGCTGATGCAGATGAGGACACGGCTACTGACGAGGAATAAGGTAGCGAAACCTTAACACGCCGGCTACCAAACAAGCAGCCAGCAACCGGCACCTTTGCAGTCGTTTTGAACAGCGGCTGGTTGAGTCGAAAAAATAAGAGGCGGGTCAGGCAACTAAGCGTACCCGACCCGCCTCTATACAAGCGGTGAATATGAAGTAAGAGTGGGTCCTATTTGGTGAGTGAATGATGACCCTGAGGAAGTCCTTTGGCCTGACCCTGCTGCAACAGGAAGGCAAAGGCTTCCTCAAACTCGTTTCGGATCTTGCCATCCAGAATAGCTTCCAGCACGGCTTCCTTCAGCTCGCCCACTTCGCGGGAAGGCTTCAGCCCAAACGTCTGCATAATAACCTCGCCGGTGATGACGGGCTTGAAGTTGCGCAGATGGTCTTTTTCCTCTACTTCCTTTAGCTTCTCCTCCACCCGCTCGAAGTTGCGCAGGTAGCGCGCCACGCGCTGGTGGTCTTTGCTGGTGATATCGGCCTTGCAGAGCAGCATCAGCCGGTCTATTTCGTCGCCAGCCTCAAACAGCAGGCGGCGCACGGCTGAGTCCGTCACGGTTTCCTTCACCAACGCAATGGGGCGCAGGTGCAGCCGCACCAGCTTCTGGACCTGGCGCATTTCCTCGCCCAGGGGCAGCTTCAGCTCGGTGAAGATGGCGGGCGTCCAGCGGGCGCCTTTGTCTTCGTGCCCGTGGAAAGTCCAACCCACTTTGGGGTCGAAGCGCTTGGTGGCGGGCTTGGCAATGTCGTGCAGAATGGCGGCCCAGCGCAGCCATAGGTCGCCGCCGGCCTCGGCCACGTTGTCGAGCACCTGCAGCGTGTGGTAGAAGTTGTCCTTATGCGCGTGTTGCCCACGCTTTTCCACGCCCTGCAGCTGGGCCATGCGCGGGAAAATCAGCTGCAGCAGCCCTGAGCTGAACAGCAGCCTGAAGCCGTAGCTGGGCTTGGGCGCCAGAATCAGCTTGTTCAGCTCGTCGGTTATCCGCTCCTGCGACACAATTTTGATACGCTCCTTGTTGCGGGCAATGGCATCGAAGGTGTCGGGCTCGATGTCGAAGTTGAGTTGAGCCGCAAAGCGCACGGCCCGCATCATGCGCAGCGGGTCATCGGAAAAGGTAATGTCGGGGTCGAGGGGTGTGCGGATGATCTTGCGGCCCAGGTCGCCCATGCCGTCGTAGCGGTCTACGAGAGTGCCAAAATCCTCAGGGTTGAGGCTCAGGCCCAGGGCATTGATGGTGAAGTCGCGGCGGGCCAGGTCTTCTTCCAGGGTGCCGGCTTCCACCTCAGGCTTGCGGCTCTCGGCCCGGTAGCTTTCCTTGCGAGCCCCCACAAACTCGATTTCCACCTCCGGCGTGGGCAGCATGGCCGTGCCGAAGTTCTTGAACACTGTGACGCGCGGCCGGGAAGGCAGCCGCTGCCCTACGGCCTGGGCCAGCCGGATACCGTCGCCTACGCACACCACGTCTACATCCTTGCTGGGCCGCTCCAGCGCCAGGTCGCGCACAAAGCCCCCGATTACGTAGGCCGGGTAGCCCAGTTCACCGGCCGCATCGGCAATGGTGCGGAACAAGGGTAAATCGGGAAGCTGGGGAGTTTTCATGCGCGGTACCATAAGCCAGACAAGCAGCAAAGGTAACCGCCCCGCTTCGTACTTCCACTGCCCCCGTCAGCAGGCAGCTTCCCTCCGACTTTACTTCCTCCTTACTCGCGCAAGGTTTCCAGCGTGCCGTCGGGCAGCACGCGCACCACCCGCGAGGGCGTGGCCGGCGTTTCATCGTCCTGGCGCCAGCTCACCACGTAATCTACGGCCCGCACCAGCGCGGGACTGATAGCCGAAAAAGTGGCCGCAGTTGGCTCCCCGCTGCGGTTGGCCGAGGTAGACACCAGGGCGTGGCCCAGGCGCTGCACCACCTTGTGGGTGAATTCGTCGCGGGGAATGCGCAGGCCAATGGTACCGTCGGGCGCCACCAGGTTGGCAGCTACACTCGGGGCAGCGGGCACCACGTAGGTGGTAGGGCGCGTTTCGGCCGCCAGCAGCTCCGGCAGGTTGGGCGGCACCACGGCGGCGTAGCGGGCAAACATCTGCTCATCAGCAACCAGCAGGATGCAGGCTTTTTCGGCGGGGCGGTTTTTGAGGGCGTAAAGGCGCTCCACCACCCGGGGCAGCTCGGCGTCGCAGCCCAGGCCCCACACGGTATCAGTGGGGTACAGGATAACCTGCTGAAACAGCAGCGCATCGACGGCGGAGTCTACTTCCTGGCGAAAAAAATTACTGGCCATAGCGAATTCAGAAATGAAAAAAGACGGGCGAATGGTTCTGCCGCCTAATAGGGGTTCAGTGCCCTCAGCGGAAACTTCGGCGGCCTCTGCGGGCTAAAGACGTACGCCTCATTACGCTAAAAGTAGGCAGGAAAACGCCTCCGGCAGTTATTCCCGGATGCTCTGGCACAGCTCTACCAGTACCCCGGCTGCCGTTTTAGGATGCACAAAGCAGAACAGCTTGTTGTCGGCTCCTCGCTTGGGCTCCTCATTGAGTAAGGTGAAGCCC belongs to Hymenobacter sp. J193 and includes:
- a CDS encoding PorV/PorQ family protein, which translates into the protein MMHLFRFARVLGVVGLSVTLTTAALAQSTDNTPKYANEFLNIGVGARALGMGNTQVSLAQDATAGYWNPAGLLGQKTKYDAVLMHSELFSGIVKNDYAAFSMPLDERSAIGASIIRLGVDDIADTRNLVNEYGQINYDNITYFSVADYAMLLSYARKLGPEGLTVGANGKIVYRNVGSFATAWGFGFDAGAQYQRGNLRLGLMARDITTTITAWSINSEKFRNSNDTLAIPKSSSEITLPRVVLGAAYNVKLPGQFSALVSTDLETTTDGRRNTPISTSFISIDPKLGLEVGYHNVAFLRAGVSNFQKIEGTASTKESWRAQPSLGVGFTTSGLRLDVALSRLAVEQAKTNSIIVSLGYGFR
- a CDS encoding PadR family transcriptional regulator; this translates as MKVENTQVQMRKGILEFCILEIIARGEVYASDMLEELTAARMIVVEGTLYPLLTRLKNAGLLDYTWKESVFGPPRKYYTLTAVGQDFLHQLRLTWEEIEESIQIIRSQPSTPTPAAE
- a CDS encoding PspC domain-containing protein, with the protein product MKKNISINLQGLIFHIEEDGYEVLGRYLAEVRAHFSGYPGHEEIVADIEGRIAELFAARLSSTKQVITLSDVEEMTAKMGRVSEFQSADELDEDELEQAVATGRMPQAEPAAAAGTAAADTEPRRLYRDIANRKIAGVAAGIARYFSVNPLWVRLGFLALLFLPNILFHRWTDDDNGNLDLPGISFLLYIILWIVLPKKYDATPADEDPTFKKLYRDTDNGKVGGVSAGLAAYFKTDVVVFRLLFVLGVFAGGFAIPLYIVLWILLPEAKTASDRLRMRGDAVTLSGIDSSVRNQAVDGSSGRPVGTFLEEFFRNLSPLFSVLGTLLRLAAAAFLIMIGFSLLIGTIIMLGAGLGIFTSEQFEIDGVAAYSVLGDFPGWFLVSAFLATFIPALAMLLAGVGLLLRRSILSRTASLTLLGLWLLGIVGSVMGGVHISRNFQREGDQTQDVSFPQLNARTVRLELRDLEEGKWAGSVLQVADSGQVLSVLREASARGVTEEEAARTAGSSVSYQMRSLNDSTLVFDNHFRIAAGSPLRDQELLLTIRLPRDRRYRMSSEFAYWLGSEFFVGDNIPEDVEDRTFRLRGNKLECIGCPPSTSTSNEDNDNSDNDNDFDIDVDVDSDGESFNIDLGKPDFDTELSSYGSGRRTFTVDDFNTIEASGAYRIVVRRGDTYQIEAAGEERDISQLRIETVGDGLRIRSIRDGLFGFSGTREPILIRVQMPELTHLELSGACRADVSGFQGKALQVEQSGASTAKLDVNVPRLELDLSGACNTAVRGKASELDIDGSGVCKIEALRLQTNQASIDLSGASRARVRVAERLKAEVTGSSHVDYAGNPANVQKEESGGSRVRAITSADADEDTATDEE
- a CDS encoding CCA tRNA nucleotidyltransferase; this translates as MKTPQLPDLPLFRTIADAAGELGYPAYVIGGFVRDLALERPSKDVDVVCVGDGIRLAQAVGQRLPSRPRVTVFKNFGTAMLPTPEVEIEFVGARKESYRAESRKPEVEAGTLEEDLARRDFTINALGLSLNPEDFGTLVDRYDGMGDLGRKIIRTPLDPDITFSDDPLRMMRAVRFAAQLNFDIEPDTFDAIARNKERIKIVSQERITDELNKLILAPKPSYGFRLLFSSGLLQLIFPRMAQLQGVEKRGQHAHKDNFYHTLQVLDNVAEAGGDLWLRWAAILHDIAKPATKRFDPKVGWTFHGHEDKGARWTPAIFTELKLPLGEEMRQVQKLVRLHLRPIALVKETVTDSAVRRLLFEAGDEIDRLMLLCKADITSKDHQRVARYLRNFERVEEKLKEVEEKDHLRNFKPVITGEVIMQTFGLKPSREVGELKEAVLEAILDGKIRNEFEEAFAFLLQQGQAKGLPQGHHSLTK
- a CDS encoding L-threonylcarbamoyladenylate synthase, translating into MASNFFRQEVDSAVDALLFQQVILYPTDTVWGLGCDAELPRVVERLYALKNRPAEKACILLVADEQMFARYAAVVPPNLPELLAAETRPTTYVVPAAPSVAANLVAPDGTIGLRIPRDEFTHKVVQRLGHALVSTSANRSGEPTAATFSAISPALVRAVDYVVSWRQDDETPATPSRVVRVLPDGTLETLRE